Proteins from one Antennarius striatus isolate MH-2024 chromosome 12, ASM4005453v1, whole genome shotgun sequence genomic window:
- the LOC137605317 gene encoding protocadherin-17-like: protein MRLSVPILFLLWVKALTLKNLNYSVPEEQGPGTVIGNIAKDAGYGTLERGKKSNFRVLENSAPHLVDVDPESGLIFTKQRIDRETLCRRNPKCQLSMEVFANDKEICMIKIDIQDINDNSPSFPSDHVNIDISENAAAGTRFPLTIAHDSDSGENGIKTYQVTRDDYNTFSLDLKVRGDGTIYPELVVQRPLDREDQSHHTLLLTAIDGGEYPRSGSMQINVRVTDSNDNSPVFEKSSYVIEIPENSPPGKVLIDLNATDQDEGSNGQVVYSFTGYASERMQDLFSIDPSSGVIKVLGEIDYEENPVLEFDVQAKDLGPNPIPGHCKITVKVLDKNDNSPLISFVSVRQGAISEAALPESVIALVRVTDKDSGRNGQLQCRVLGNVPFRLQENNDNFYTLLTDRPLDRELKDEYNVTIVARDNGIPSLNYTKSFTVKILDENDNAPRFTKTVYVLQVPENNIPGEYLGSVLAHDPDVGRNGTVSYSILPSHIGDVSVYTYVSVNPTNGAIYASRSFNYEQTKSFEFKVQAKDEGSPHMESTSTVRVNVLDVNDNLPVIILPLLLNDTAEIPVPRNVGIGYIVTTVKAVDHDHGESGHLTYEITEGNDDHLFEIDPVGGEVRIAHALWEEVAPVVELVVKVTDHGKPSLSAVAKLIIKVNTETAAGGGSRASGEQQHWDVSLPLIVTLCIISVMLLAVMTAIAVKSKHQDKETGNYNCRMTEYSNPPVGKGKKKRINKSDIMLVQSEMEERDPASRMNVVSSPSLITSPICFDYQSPLPLTLPRSEVMYLKTTPNSLTVPRAACHSSFAGLSTDTPANRMSVIQTEKFPSEPNYAGSRQPFVQSSTFKDAERASLRDSGHGDSDQADSDQDTNKGSHCDTSAREALKMKATAVNGQPFEQEQDKSVHCTDECRALGHSDRCWMPKLRVGSQADSADNRTNLFIPVGMDAMVETEIYGTISCSSRKTLSTFGKEQRDSTILVANVKPYLKSQHALSPPLQESPSASSSPTKSSVPLDLANQESTEEREGGSDISAYGPPDGQCSPLHTEMEEPSYMTCELRPKSMSSSLIHSSVISQECGGSDYALDPLDSGN, encoded by the exons ATGCGTCTGTCTGTAcccattttatttctgttatggGTTAAAGCCCTAACACTGAAGAATCTCAATTACTCAGTCCCAGAGGAACAAGGACCCGGCACTGTTATAGGAAATATAGCAAAAGATGCCGGATATGGGACCttggaaagaggaaaaaaatccaacttCAGAGTGCTGGAGAATTCTGCACCACACCTGGTTGATGTTGACCCGGAGAGTGGACTAATCTTCACCAAACAAAGGATTGACAGGGAAACGTTATGCAGGCGCAACCCAAAGTGCCAGCTCTCTATGGAGGTTTTTGCCAACGACAAGGAAATATGCATGATCAAGATTGATATACAGGACATCAACGACAACTCGCCCAGTTTTCCTTCAGATCATGTAAATATTGATATTTCTGAAAATGCAGCTGCTGGAACACGCTTTCCTCTGACTATTGCACATGACTCGGATTCAGGAGAGAATGGCATAAAGACATACCAGGTCACGAGAGATGATTACAATACATTCTCTTTGGATTTAAAAGTAAGGGGTGATGGGACCATATATCCAGAGCTGGTCGTTCAGAGACCTCTGGATAGAGAGGATCAGAGTCATCACACCCTTCTGCTCACAGCAATTGATGGCGGGGAGTATCCAAGATCAGGCTCCATGCAAATAAATGTCAGGGTGACTGATTCCAATGACAACAGCCCGGTTTTTGAAAAATCCTCTTATGTGATTGAGATTCCAGAGAATTCTCCTCCTGGAAAAGTACTCATAGATTTAAATGCCACTGACCAAGATGAGGGAAGCAACGGACAGGTGGTCTATTCCTTTACTGGATATGCATCTGAGAGAATGCAGGATCTGTTCTCCATTGACCCCAGTTCTGGCGTCATCAAGGTCCTGGGAGAAATCGACTATGAAGAGAATCCAGTCCTAGAATTTGATGTGCAGGCCAAGGATCTTGGACCTAACCCGATACCAGGCCATTGTAAAATTACTGTGAAAGTGCTTGACAAAAATGACAATTCGCCACTAAtaagttttgtttctgttcgGCAGGGAGCCATCAGTGAAGCAGCACTTCCAGAATCTGTCATAGCACTAGTTAGAGTGACAGATAAAGATTCGGGCCGAAATGGTCAACTTCAGTGTAGGGTGTTGGGGAACGTACCATTCAGACTGCAGGAAAACAATGATAATTTTTACACCCTGCTTACGGACAGACCTCTGGACAGGGAACTCAAAGATGAGTACAATGTCACTATAGTGGCGAGAGACAATGGGATCCCTTCTTTGAACTACACAAAGTCTTTCACTGTGAAAATCTTGGATGAGAATGACAATGCACCACGGTTTACAAAAACGGTCTATGTGCTACAGGTGCCTGAGAACAACATCCCAGGGGAGTATTTGGGCTCGGTTCTAGCCCACGACCCAGATGTTGGTCGCAATGGAACTGTATCCTACTCTATTTTGCCGTCACACATAGGAGATGTTTCAGTGTACACCTACGTATCTGTTAATCCCACCAATGGAGCCATATATGCCTCAAGGTCTTTCAATTATGAGCAAACAAAATCCTTTGAGTTCAAAGTTCAAGCTAAAGATGAAGGATCCCCTCACATGGAGAGCACATCAACAGTCAGGGTCAATGTACTTGACGTCAACGACAATCTCCCAGTTATAATTTTACCCCTTCTGCTAAATGATACAGCAGAAATCCCAGTGCCTAGAAACGTTGGCATCGGATACATCGTGACTACGGTGAAGGCGGTGGACCATGACCACGGAGAGAGTGGCCATCTGACCTATGAGATCACTGAGGGGAACGATGACCACCTGTTTGAGATTGATCCAGTGGGAGGAGAGGTCAGAATTGCCCATGCGCTCTGGGAAGAAGTTGCCCCAGTGGTTGAACTGGTGGTGAAGGTAACTGATCATGGCAAGCCCTCCTTATCTGCCGTGGCTAAGCTGATCATTAAGGTGAACACGGAGACAGCAGCAGGAGGGGGTTCCAGAGCGAGCGGGGAACAGCAGCACTGGGATGTATCCCTGCCCCTCATAGTTACCCTCTGCATTATCTCTGTCATGCTCTTAGCAGTCATGACTGCCATTGCTGTCAAGTCCAAGCATCAAGATAAGGAGACTGGGAATTATAACTGCCGCATGACTGAGTACTCCAATCCTCCAGTGGGGAAaggcaaaaagaaaaggatCAACAAGAGTGACATCATGCTGGTGCAGagtgagatggaggagagagatCCTGCAAGCCGAATGAATGTGGTGAGCAGCCCGTCGCTCATCACTTCACCAATATGTTTTGACTACCAGAGTCCTCTACCACTCACACTgcccaggtcagaggtcatgtacCTGAAAACCACCCCAAACAGCCTGACAGTCCCCAGGGCAGCTTGCCATTCCAGCTTTGCCGGGCTTAGCACAGATACTCCGGCGAATAGGATGTCAGTGATCCAG ACCGAAAAATTCCCATCAGAACCCAATTACGCAGGCAGCAGGCAGCCATTTGTTCAAAG ctcaaCATTTAAGGATGCAGAACGAGCAAGCCTCCGAGACAGTGGCCATGGTGATAGTGACCAAGCTGATAGTGACCAGGATACTAATAAAGGCTCACACTGCGACACGTCTGCTAGGGAGGCCCTCAAGATGAAAGCAACGGCAGTTAATGGTCAGCCTTTTGAACAGG AGCAAGACAAATCAGTCCACTGCACAGATGAATGTCGTGCACTGGGACATTCTGACAGATGCTGGATGCCAAAGTTACGGGTAGGAAGCCAAGCAGACAGTGCCGATAATCGCACCAACCTTTTCATCCCGGTGGGAATGGATGCCATGGTAGAGACAGAGATTTATGGCAccatcagctgcagcagcagaaaaacCCTCAGCACTTTTGGAAAGGAACAGCGGGACAGTACTATCCTAGTGGCCAATGTCAAACCTTACTTAAAATCACAGCATGCACTAAGTCCACCGCTACAGGAGAGTCCGTCTGCATCCAGTAGTCCCACCAAGAGCAGCGTACCCCTGGATTTGGCCAACCAAGAGTCcacagaggagagggaaggtGGTTCCGACATCAGTGCCTATGGACCTCCAGATGGCCAGTGCTCCCCGCTGCACACCGAAATGGAGGAGCCCTCCTACATGACCTGTGAGCTCAGACCCAAGTCCATGTCCAGCAGTCTCATTCACAGCTCTGTCATCAGCCAGGAGTGTGGGGGTTCAGATTACGCTCTGGATCCTCTGGACTCTGGTAACTGA